cattttcCAGAGGTAAGTAATTTTTTAGATGGAATCAGAAGGAGAAATTGCAGGTGATAGGAGTTCTGGAAATGTTAGTAGCTCTGGGCATAAATCCATGGTGTCAAATGccaaatttgaaattaagaaaTTCGATGGAACTAATAACTTTGGTATGTGGCAATGTGAAGTCATAGACGTTTTGATCCAACAAGAGTTAGATTTTACGCTAGAAGAGAAATCGGACGACATGACAGAGAGGGATTGGGACAAACTTAACCGACAAACTTGTACAATTTGTTTGTGCCTTGTCAAAGATTATAAGCATTTTGTCATGAGAGAGACAAAAGCAAGTGAACTTTGGCataaattggaagaaaaatactTGACAAAAAGTATTGAAAGTCACTTATACTTAAAGAAGAAGCTCTTTAGATTCCAATTGCGAAAAAGTATGTCTATGTCTGAACATTTCAATAGTTTCAATCAGATACTTGCTGATTTGCAAAACTTAGATATAGAAATCCAAGATGAAGATAACGctttacttttattaaattcCTTACTTGATACATATGAACATTTGATTACCACACTTTTGTATGAGAATGAAAAGATTAGTTTTAATGATGTATCTAGTGTTTTGATAAATAATGAGTACCGCAGAAAAAATAAGGAGGTACAactaaatacataaaattaggCCTTTACAGTAAGAGGAAGACCGAAGTCAAGGTATACAAGAAAGAAGAAGGATTCTCAATCGAGAACAAGGGCCACATCACATGGTTCATCAGTCAGCAAAAGACTTGCCAAAGATAAATGTGCTTTTTGTCACAACAAAGGGCATTGGAAAAAGGATTGTCCCAAACTAAAGGGGCAACAGAAGAACCAACCCTCCACAGCCAATATCGCCACCAGAGATGAAGACGCAGATCTTGCCTTAACAGGTTTATCATTTATTTGTcattttgatgaatgaataatgGATTTCGAGTGTACCTATCACATGTATCCCAATCGGGACTGGTTTACTGACTTCACAAAGATTGATGGAGCAGTACTTATGGGTAACAATAATGCCTGTAAGACTCAGGGAATAGGTAGCATCCGGCTGAAGCTGCATGATGGAACTGTTAAGACATTGACTGAAGTTTGATACGTTCCAGACTTGCGGAAAAATCTTATCTCACTTGGGACTCTGGATTCAAAGGGATTCAGAATCACCATAGAAGATGGAATTCTCAAGGTGGTAATGGGAATTTAGGTGACAATGAATGGCTCAAGGCGAGAAATATGTACTTCTTGCAAGGAAGTACTGTTAGTGAAAGAGCTTCCACAGCCTGTGAGAAGCTAGATGAGACTGATGCTGACACCACCAGGCTTTGGCACATACGTATGGGGCACGCCGGAGAAAAAACTTTGCAAACACTTGTAAAACAAGGCTTACTCAAAGGTACCAAAACTGGTAAATTATCTTTCTGTGAAAACTGTGTATTAGGAAAGCAGACGCGGATTAAGTTTGGAACCGCAATCCATAGTACACAGGGAATACTTGACTATGTACActctgatgtttggggacctacCAAGAATGCATCTTTGGGAGGTAAACATTGGTTTGTAACATTTGTTGATGATTATCTCGTCGTGTATGGGTGTACACGATGAAGCATAAAGATGAAACATTGAAGATCTTCCTTGATTGGAAGAAGATGATCGAGACTCAAACCGGCAAGAACATCAAGCGGCTCAGATCAGATAATTGAGATGAGTACACTCTACCCCTTCATAGAAGTATGCCGGAAAGATGGAATTATTAGACACTTCACTGTACGAGGAACACCGCAACAAAACGGTGTGCAGAACAGGGGAATCGTACTTTGCTAGAGAAAGTACGGTGTATGTTACTGGATGTTAGATTTAGTAAACAATTTTAGACTGAAGCTGTGACGTATGCATGCCACCTTATCAACCAATTACCCGTAGCTGCCAATAGCGGGAAGACACCCATTGAAATATGGAAAGGTACACATGCTACTGATTATGACTCTTTACACATTTTTGGATGTCCAGCTTACTATCATGCTAAAGAAAGTAAGCTTGATTCTAGAgctaagaaaacaaaattattaggCTTTAGTACTGGTGTAAAAGGGTATAGACTCTGGTGTATAGAGTCAAAGAAGGTAATAGTCAGTAGAGATGTTACATTCAACGATTCTAAGATGCTCAAGTCACATGAGCATAAAGACTCTCATGAAGACAGTCATGATAGCAAAGCTCCTTGTGAGTCGCAGAAGGTGAAGTTTATTACGTCAAAAGAATCAAAAGTCACTAATGGAAAGCATGGACAACTTGAGGTTGATAGTCCAGTCACGATATCTCCAAGCCAACCTGAATCAATTACAACAAATAGGCCGAGAAGAGAGACGTTTACCGGCACGTTATGCAGACTTTGTGACACATGCACTTCGAGTTGAAGGAGATCAAATCCTAACCACTTACAAATAAGCCATACAGTCTAGTAAACAGACTGAATGGAAAAGTGTAATGAGTGAGGAGATGCAGTCTCTTCATAAGAACTAGACATGGGAGCTTGTGCCGCTTCCAAATGGAAATGAGTCAATTGGTTGTAAGTGGGTTttcaattagaaaaataatcaaGTTGCTAAAGGTGGGGTGCGATTCAAAACTAGATTGGTAGCCAAGGGTTACGCTCAGACAAATGGAATTAActatagtgaggtattctctCCTGTTGTTAAACATTCATCCATTTGGATATTGCTAGCTTTGGTTGCACAATATGATCTTGAGTTAGCCTAACTTGACGTGAAGACGGCTTTCTTACATGATGATCTGGAGGATGAGATTTATATGTCTCAACCGAAAGGTTTTAAATAAGCTggtaaagaaaaattagtttgcAATCTGAAGAAATCTctctatggtttgaagcagtcacTTCGGCAGTGGTACAAACGTTTCGACCACTTCATGATTAACTTGAAATACACCCATTGCTAATACGATGACTGTGTGTATTTCGAACAACTTGCAGATGGATCTTTCATATATTTGCTTTTATATGTAGATAACATGTTGATTGCATGTAAAAGCAAGGTGGAGAAGATAGATTGAAAGCTCAACTGAGccaagagtttgaaatgaaagatctaGGAGAAGCACGAAAAATATTGGGGATAGAGATTAACAGAGATAGGATGTAAAACACAGTTCACCTTACTCAGAAGTAGTATCTGGAGAGAGTACTACAACGTTTCAACATGAACTCGAAGACGAAACTTGTAAGTATTCCAATGGCCCCATATTTTAAACTTAGTACATTGCAGTCTCTTAAAAGTGATGAAGAGCGGGACTATATGAAAAATGTCTGTATGCAAGTGTTGTAGGAAGCTTAATGTATGCCATGGTGTGTACACGACTCGATATCTCCCAAGTTGTCAGCTTAGTCAGTCGATATATGCATAATCCTGGAAAGACACATTGGTATGCGGCTAAATGGATTCCACGGTACATTTTAGCGACTGTAAATCTTGGTTTGAAGTTCGAGAAGAGTGAAGATAGTCTAGTAACTGGATATGTTGACTCATACTATGCTGGTGATCTTGACAAACGACGATCGACAACTTGATATGTGTTCACTATGGCTGGAGGACCAGTTAGTTGGCGATCTATTTTGCAGTCTACAATTGCACTATCCTCAATAGAGGTTGAATACATGGTTGTGACAGAAGCCGTAAAAAAAGTCATTTGGTTACAGGGATTGGTAAGGGATTGGTAACAGACTTAGGCTTTAAACAGCAAGAGATTACCTTTTACTGTGACAGTCAAAGTGTAATTCATCTGGCCAAGAATCAAGTGTATCATTCTCGAACAAAGCATATAGATATTTGTTTTCACTTCATACGTGAGATATTAGATGAATGGGACATTCTCTTTCAAAAGATTGGCACTGAAGACAATCCAGCAGATATGTTGACGAAAGTCGTCACAGGGATCAAATTCCAACACTGTTTGGAATTGATCAATATCTCACACTGCTGAGCACATTCGGGTGCGTTGGTGCCTTAGGACACATTTGATAGCGGAAATATCTCATGACAGATATAATGAGTATTTCAATAAAGGGTGAAATCATTTGAAAGAAGAAACAGTTTGCAGCAACTTAATATGACACACATGGGTGGAGGAGGTGATTGTTAAATATCAACTCAAGTGTGAACAGTAGCTCATCAACAGTCTTAGATAGCTATTCCAAATATCAAGCTTGTCTCCAAATATCAAACTTGTCTCCAAAATATCAAGCTTGTCTCGTACAGCCCCTTTAATTATCTGTTTGTCTTTTGAAGCTTCTTCTATAAAAGTAGATCATCTTGTAAACGAAACAGTGTCTGtagaaaatatatagaagatgatcatttgtagagatagagataatcttgttggagtttgtatattttatacaaacacTTTGAAATCTACTGTTTCCACTACAGTGGATGTAGGCAAATTACCGAACCACTTACATATTGTCTCTATCTTGTGTTTGGGTGTGATTTTGGATAGTTTTGGTACAACAACCTAGAGCGGTAATCGTCCATCTAATAAAAGTAGCTTACTAAAATAGATACTGATTGACTAACACAATAAAGGACCTCATTGAagtttttttaagaattttgaaaagtgtAGAATATTGATTCGGAGAAGGGGAAAAATGAAGGCTTTATAGGTTGAAGAAAGGTGATGGAACACTACTAAGGAAACAGATCTTGCGAGGAGGAAGAGTGAACGACAATAAACGACCTGTGGGAAGGAGAGGCAAAGCTTCGTGGGAAGACGAAAGTAGAGAGAGGCATCCCTTTGTGGAAAGACAGTGCTTGGTGGGAAGACAATGGTGGAACAATGGTGCAAATGGAGAGACTGAGCTTCGTGGGAAGGGAGGGGGTGGGAAGATGAAGGGAGGGAGAGTTCATTGTCTTCGAGACGAAATGATTCGTTTAAGTACTCGACTAAAAtagtatatttcattttctacgTGGGCACAGATTCTCCCGCAATTACGAACGTCTTAAACACGGCATTCTCTCTAGTTTCAACTTTTTATGTTTGTACTTTGTACAGCATGATCAAAGGTCCTAGACTCCTATATTCTTCTGAAAggaaaagggggaaaaaaagaaaaagaaaacagagaacACATGCATATGTACATCCATCCTGCTTCAAACAAGAAGGCCCGCCGGAGGGCCCTATCATCTTATCATGCAATACACCTCAGGGAATAAATGGGAACCGGAGAGTCTGCCGAGGGTGCACCGTCGACTCGAGGGTGATCGCTCTCCAACCCGTAGTCCATCATCGGACGGTACTCCAGCTCCTCGTCATGTTCATATACAAATTCCGGTATCTCAATTTCGTTCCTTCTCAAGTGGTCCCACAGAAACTCCACCCTGTTCACGTATTTGAGCTTCCAATACCACCTgcagtattattattattattgcacaGTCATTCAACAATGTTTCTCACAGTCACAGGCCAATTACCTAAATAAACcactaaaaaccaaaaaactgcGTGTCTTTTTTTGCATTAACGTGCTGGGTCGTGCAGTGGGATTATAGAATGGCTCAAAGCGAAGGCATCGACAAGCATAATAGATATGCCTTTTGTCAGTATCAAAAGGCTAAAAATGGGGCCAATATGGGTCATGACTTGTCAAAATTTGCACGCGAATCTTACCCTCCGCTGAAAATCAAACGCCCAAAGGTGGCAAGGAAGAGTCTGGCCTGCAGTCCCGGGTGTACGAAATAAACAGCCTCTAGATTATTTCTGATGTTGGTCGGAATAGACTCATAGATTGACCGTAGGGTCGAGATTCCGGGAAAGTTTTCGGCTCTCTGCACACCCGTGTGCACGTACACCACGGAGAACGGCCGCTCTCCTAAGTTGGCAAAGATCTTCTCCCCCAAATACTTCTTGAAAGCCTCCGTACTCACAAGCCGAGCTGATCATAATACATCACAAGAAACACCGTAAGCAATTCGTTTCGATTGGAGAATACATAAAAGAACCCACGACGATCGACGTTCTTAGTCCTTACCTGGAAAAAATCTACCGATGATGCGGAGCACCTTATGACCCCTTTTGTCGCGTCCTTCGATCTTGAAAACTTCGAGTTTCTCGATAAGATCATGTTCTTGACCGGAGAGGGGGAGTGTCAATGGAGAATTCATGGTTCAAAGTTTAAAGAAGCTAACGAGATAAGGGGTTAAAGCCAAGGCTTTTTGGTGGTTTGGTTTTGAGAGggaatatgtatttatatacaCAGGTGTAGGGAAGTTTCGAAGTGTCGGGTAGGTTCAAAGTGGACAGGGAATCCAAGATGTATTAGAAAAGGGTGGCTTCATCCAAATCGGCTTGGGATAGCCGAGGGGCGTCTCTGGGCAACTTTGAGGAGAGGAGGTCAGCAATGGTATATTCTCAAGCATCTTTCGTTTTGGGTTGAGGTTAATCTGTCTCAACTCGGTGCAGGTTAGCACCATTTCACTGACACTTGTGGACCCAGTTTCATCTTTTCTGGACCTAATAATCTATCTGGACCGTTAGATATTTGACTCAGTAGGTAGGATGTGTTCACAACAAGGTTTAGGATGTCTTCCAAGAAGGTTCGGCTATTTTGAATTGATTATAATACGAGTTGAGAGTTAAGAGTCTAGACGAAGTGGTTGATCCGATGTTAAGTGCCGCTGTCCAATAGAAGGCTATAAAACTAGTCTGTAAGAGCGGCAATTTTCATTCTACTCGTTATCTTAATTCTAATCAAATCAAACTTGTTATTTGGagtaatttatatgtattttttgggtgtgtaaatcttaaataattctttaaaaaaaatcattgaattTCAAGTCGCAtcctatttttctaaaaaagacTCTGAAGTTTGATAcactaaaattatattctctctcttttttttatttttcaaacaatgCTAGATATACTTTTCAGTTGAGGACTACAATACaatttaagtaattttatttttaaaatttttaaaattataaaattatcctttgatattttttctcatttaataaaaaatatgaacataTAATTCTCACTAAAAAactgtaaataaattttttttttttttttttttcgccaaGTGAATATTTGTCTactgaaaaagacaaaaaacagCCATTACGGAGACTTTTCAACGCAAATGAAGCAAATAAGGTCAGATAGAATTAAATATAAATGCAAAGGAGGagataaagtaaaagaaaagaaaaagtttaggCGTGCCCCGTGAAGAATGATGAGGAAACTGCTCAGACTTTTCCTAGGAAGGTATCAATAAAGTTGATGGGTCCAATCCAAGGAACCAAGAGGCATGATGAGCAATGATTCGAAGGAAggatgattatataaaagttgttTCTAATTAAGTGTCCACGGATGATTATTCAAATATTCTAATCGAGAATGCTTTCATAAAGAAGGCAAATGAGTAGTTGTACGTTTCATACCAAAAATATCTACATGCATGGAATGAAAATgccaaatcaaatcaaatactGAAATGCAAGCTCCGTCCAGAAATCAACAAGCACATCTTTCGATTATGCAGTAAGAGATTCTTTCTCTACGTCTTCGACGGTGAGTCGAGCTTCAGATGGCAATTTTCTAGAATTTGGACAGAAAAAGATGCTACTACAAACTTCGTCATATCATAAGCTCATTCAGTAAAGCTAGCAATAAAAATGACAGAATAATTACAAAAGGCTTCAACAATCCTAGAAGAAGATGCATAGCTAGTGATTTCAACAATGTTTGACAGATTAATCCCATCACTAAAGACATTGTTCAAGTGTTGAAAAATCATAACTAATGGGGcgttaaaaaaatagatggagCCTAAAATCAATGTGCACCCTCGGTGGTGCAATGAGTAGTAACCAACTTTGTTTTTAGTAGCATACCTGCAGAAAATCTACCTACTTTGTATTTTGCATATTGATAACGGGAAGTATCCTCCCTCAACTAGCTTCTAATTTCCCTTATTGATGAAAGCATGcttgatttggaaaaaaaagaaagaaagaaagaaagaaaaggagacaAGTTTCGGTAATTCAGATCAGTCAATGACTTACCTTGTAGATTGAGAACTATGACCAATTATTGACAACCACTCCCAACCGTCTTTATAATATATCAACAAgattttctaatattaattgTAATGATACACAATGAATCTAGTccgataaataatattttaaaaaaaaaaatttaaaagagtatGAGAGGATAATTATAAGTGTTTCTCTGTTCGGAAGTGaccacaataatattttatttgtcaaGAACCGTACAAGTTAGAGAATCACAAGCGCTCCCTcaagtcatatttgcataatttaTACACCAATACCATTAGAAAATTCGATCAATTCTTAAAAGGCTAGAGGAGTTAACTTGTCCGAtggatccaaaaaaaaaatgttccatTTTATTCGATTCTAATGATGTGCAGAACCCTGATCAAATGTTAGCCACTGCTAACTACTATGGTATCTGTTGCAGCAAGAAAGGGCTTTACAATTACAGCAACTCCAGCTCAAAAACGTTTTGTCAACTGTGTCACTATGCATCTATCATTGCTCTGAGATGACCGCATTTcagacatttgaaaaaaaagaatgtatggAATATGGGTTCGGTTTCAGTACAATCAACTGAACCGACTCTTCTATTAATTGTTCCATTTATTTCAGTGGGCCATAGACCATGGAATGGAgaagcttgagaaattgaaagCAGTCACAGTACCGGGCCACTTCTACTGGATGTTACGTCAGTGATGGGGGAATCAACGGGTGGAGAGGATAGGCGTGGCCCACCATTGGAAAATGGTGTTCATTAAACCTATATAATACATTTACATGGGTGGAGGTTTCAGATATTATGAAGTAAAAGTAAACGATAAAATGGGGGTAATTGACTAAAATACAGTTTTGCACTTGGACCATTAAATTACCAAGACAAAATAGAATGGAGCGTTTTTTTCGTATCCATTAAATCCCGAGCTATATAATAGACTCAAAAGTACTGTCTAGAATAGAAGAGATACTCTATGTAGCATTAAACACAGTGGGATGGGCTTCCTAATGCGACACGAAACACGCGAGAGGAGTCGGGATGAAGTATTTACAAGTCCAAATGTGTTCATGCAAACCTTGTTTAAAATTCCAAATACTTTAATTGAACCTAAgcagattattattattattattattattattattattattgacatgGAACCGAAACCAGTTAgtgacaaaaaagaaagagtataTTTTCCGTTAGGAATTCATCTCGTTTTGTTAAGAACTTGTAGCTGATGGGAGTTGGAttcagagagagggagggaaagaaagaaactagATCCTGATCCCTTACAAGAAAAGATTGCTGCTGCACCAGGAAAGAAGACAGAGTAGAAAATTTCAATTGATGTAAGTATGTATCAAGCTATATATAGCAGTCAAGAAATAGTTACGATTCAGAGAGAAGAGTTTCTTACATTTCAGGGACTGACAGATGAACATCGTGCTGTAATCTGTAAATCATTTAGTGATGGAGAGTATCACCAATAATCACCACAAGAGCACGATCCATTATCAAAGTGGTGAAATCGCTTTGAATCTCGTATGATGATAGTACGCTTCTCGACCAGTGATATGAACTTTGCAGTGTTGTGACAGTCACCACATATTCTAAGATTCTTTGTTATAATTAAAGGGCCTGCATTAGTCACCAAAAGGCCAAATGCAATGGCTAGCTTCTCACTGTGCTCATTGATCATATCCTCTTTAACCTCCTCTTCAACATCATGTAGAACAAATTCTGTCTTAGACACATATCCAACCTTTCGGATTTTTCTAATCAGCTCTTCCAATTTAACACGTATCTTCTCCCACTCGGGGTGAGATCGATCGCCTACTACAAAGCGGTGGATTTTGTTTCCTTGTTCAATAATACTGCAGCCAGGGTTTCTGATCACACCTCTGTCCTTCATTAAAGTCCTTACCTTCGATGCATCTTTCCATAGATGACCAGCACAGTATATATTGGAAAGCATGATATAGTTTCTGGGGTCTGATGGGTCTAAAGCTATCAGTCGCTCTGCGGCTTCTTTCCCAAGTTCAATGTTACCATAAATCCGACAAGCACTAAGGAGGGCCCCCCAGACTCCAGAATTCGGCTCCATTGGCATTTGTATAATCAGGTCATAAGCATTACTCAGAAGACCAGAGCgaccaagaagatcaaccaTGCAGGAGTAGTGATCCATCCGGGGTTCAATTCTATATACTTCAGACATGATCTTGAAGTAATACTTCCCCTCCTTGACAAATCCTGAATGGCTACAAGCATTTAACAAATGCGTGAAGGTCACATGATCAGGAACCAAACCTTCCTTGACCATGCTTTCGAAGAGCTCAATTGCTTTTCTTCCACACCCGTGCACAGCATAGCCTGCAAGCATGGCTGTCCAAGCTACCCTATCTGGATTAATCATCTCTCCAAAAACCTTGTGTGATGCATTTAATCTCCCTAACTTGGCATACAAATTCAAAAGTGCAGTTGCAATTCTTTCATTTGCATTGAGACATCGACTGAAAATTACACCATGAATGCCCTCTGCTAGTTTTCCTACACTTAAATCTTCACAAGCCTGAAGCAAGGCCACCACAGTACCTTCATCAGGCTCAACTCCAGCCAATCTCATCAAATTAAAACAGCCCACTCCTTCCTCTGGAAATCCATTTTGGTTGTAAACCATAATCATAGAATTCCAGGAAACAATATTCCTGATAGGCATTGCCTCAAATAATTGACATGCCGCATCTAAATAACCACACTTTCCATACATATTGATAATAGAATTAGCAACCTTAATTTCCAACAACATACCCATTTTCAGCGCAAAACCATGAATGTACTTGCCTACATCTAGAGCTCCCACATCGGTACAGGCTGGGATTACAGATAAGAGCGTAACCTCATTAGGTTTCATTCCCATCACAAACTTCATCCTGAAAAGTGCACACATGCACTTGCCAACAAAGCCTTTTTGAGAAAATCGGGAAATTAAAGAATTCCAGGAGGCCACATCCTTGCTAGGTATTTCATCAAACAACTTCTGTGCATCTTCTGTACCGCCAAACTTGATGTAATTAGACACCAGCTGATCACCAATAAACCCATCGCTATAATTTACCGATTTGACAACGCGGGCGTGAATTGCCCGGCAGTGCGAGACGGAAGAACAAGAGTTTATGGCGAGAATTAGACTGGAAACAAGTGGTTCTGGATTGGTATATCTTTGAGAGAAGACTTGAGGGAAAAGGGCAGTGTGGGTTTTTCTCCGGCCCAAGAGTTTGTATAGAATCAGAGCGCCATGATGAATGTAGGAGAGAGCACGTGATGGGAAACAAGATATCGATACCATTTCCCATCATAATCTCTGCTTTCCAAACATCCCTCTAAAACTCTGACTTTGAGATGAGCTTTGTGGACTAGGAACCCACTTCAGCACGTACGCATCCGAAAGTACAGTTCAGCGGAGGTCCCTATGTTTGGGAAGAAGGCTGCATACCGTTTTAATTTCTCTTCCCATACGAGCAGATCAATAAAACAGATGCTATCTTTGTAATTAGGATACATATATCTACTGATTAAAGCTAACTTCTACTTGAACTTCGTTTCAACTTTTCAGCTCTACGCCTCAGCACTTTCAAGAAGTGTGTACATTCCCCTGATTGCTTCTCTTCCATTGTATTGAATGCGTCAACGTCTGCATACTCATGGAATTTGCCAATCTCTCATCATCATGATAGGAGATCTTGcgctgttttatttttataaatggtaTGTGCCACACCCAAGTATGCACATACATTTTACTGACTGTGTCATGGGTTTTGAAAGGTATTCAATTCAAAGTGAAAACCCCGTTTCTCCCTGCATGGTCGTAGTGTAGCACACGTTCTCGATCtttgttcatatttttatattaatgtagCAAAATATGCCAAGAAGTCCGGTTATCATATGCAAATGGTAtctttaataagaattttatttccttcaagAAAGCTTAAGAGTAATAAAGATGAGTCATATCACATTCCATTCtcaactaattttattaattcaatgagatatatttacaatcttaaagtATGCAATCTTAGAGTAATAAAGATGAGTCATATCACATTCCATTCTCAACTAATTCTATTAATTCAATGagatatatttacaatcttaaagtATGCAAGCCTCgtacactcattttaaaaaaaattgcataaatctcatatccacataaaaaaaaagaaaaaaaaaattcattttttccatGTTGGATTCTACTCTTTTAAAATGAGTGCGCAAGATTTGCGCACCTtaagattatatatagcattactctagtCTAATAATCAATCAATCTTTTATGTCTcatattgttaaatttattttattgtacatttttattattaagttgattacttaaaaaaataataaaatgattgaaCCACGAAGCAAAAATGATTAATCATCGGGATGCAGCAAAAAATTTGTACTGTTCATATAAACAGTAATAATCAGCACAAAAACTTTTATTGCACCCCGTGAATTTTTCTCGTGATTGTATCAAGACTCGAAAAAATAACCAAGTTGAACAATAAAGAGG
This genomic interval from Juglans microcarpa x Juglans regia isolate MS1-56 chromosome 4D, Jm3101_v1.0, whole genome shotgun sequence contains the following:
- the LOC121259471 gene encoding ganglioside-induced differentiation-associated protein 2-like, whose product is MNSPLTLPLSGQEHDLIEKLEVFKIEGRDKRGHKVLRIIGRFFPARLVSTEAFKKYLGEKIFANLGERPFSVVYVHTGVQRAENFPGISTLRSIYESIPTNIRNNLEAVYFVHPGLQARLFLATFGRLIFSGGWYWKLKYVNRVEFLWDHLRRNEIEIPEFVYEHDEELEYRPMMDYGLESDHPRVDGAPSADSPVPIYSLRCIA
- the LOC121261592 gene encoding pentatricopeptide repeat-containing protein At5g40410, mitochondrial-like, with translation MVSISCFPSRALSYIHHGALILYKLLGRRKTHTALFPQVFSQRYTNPEPLVSSLILAINSCSSVSHCRAIHARVVKSVNYSDGFIGDQLVSNYIKFGGTEDAQKLFDEIPSKDVASWNSLISRFSQKGFVGKCMCALFRMKFVMGMKPNEVTLLSVIPACTDVGALDVGKYIHGFALKMGMLLEIKVANSIINMYGKCGYLDAACQLFEAMPIRNIVSWNSMIMVYNQNGFPEEGVGCFNLMRLAGVEPDEGTVVALLQACEDLSVGKLAEGIHGVIFSRCLNANERIATALLNLYAKLGRLNASHKVFGEMINPDRVAWTAMLAGYAVHGCGRKAIELFESMVKEGLVPDHVTFTHLLNACSHSGFVKEGKYYFKIMSEVYRIEPRMDHYSCMVDLLGRSGLLSNAYDLIIQMPMEPNSGVWGALLSACRIYGNIELGKEAAERLIALDPSDPRNYIMLSNIYCAGHLWKDASKVRTLMKDRGVIRNPGCSIIEQGNKIHRFVVGDRSHPEWEKIRVKLEELIRKIRKVGYVSKTEFVLHDVEEEVKEDMINEHSEKLAIAFGLLVTNAGPLIITKNLRICGDCHNTAKFISLVEKRTIIIRDSKRFHHFDNGSCSCGDYW